In Vanrija pseudolonga chromosome 4, complete sequence, a single window of DNA contains:
- the Rcc2 gene encoding Protein RCC2: MTAEGSEQPWGRVLIAGGTDWPTNGQKNRANAAVTDLLAPHILRSICHVKVTKIIAGSNANYAVALDVHGVAHLFGKLPTGGLGPTGSKGNVPHDQPLHIAPHSAGLAQDARWVDGSVGRSHFFLIDNEGSVWGCGNNVAGQLGLPISPEEPKLVQIKGPWVSQGAKIVQVSTGLTFSLFLTDSGQVYAAGSSEFGQLGNGTTGERLVKAGRMSYEVQTPPRQITEGLGSKKVIQISSGSQHSLALDDEGNVWTWGHAGYARLGLGDTKDRLVPTVIPQYQAGNEKNRAVEVLCGPTSSIVIDRHRLFHIAGKWKLSGDGSAGTPHTYFKTIENLSCITTLAAVGGCTHFITTPMEDGKTMTIGWGQGALYGELAFGADKMKSSTKPQEIVPLRGIDVIDVAAGSFFTLFLARPTDELSDLPRYPEHVESADVCLVCNEFQGDDEVQLECERCDEPYHPGCLNPPLDGVPAGQWFCPVCEEESEKMGQPGTNSNGTEEVEDNLDVKEAENSQRGESLKRKAGEDANVTPKKVRVPA, from the exons ATGACCGCAGAGGGCTCGGAACAGCCCTGGGGACGAG TGTTGATTGCGGGCGGTACAGACTG GCCTACCAACGGCCAGAAGAACCGCGCAAATGCAGC TGTTACCGATCTTCTCGCACCGCACATCTTGCGCTCAATATGCCATGTCAAGGTCACCAAGATCATCGCGGGCAGTAATGCAAACTACGCCGTAGCGCTCGACG TCCACGGCGTCGCCCACCTCTTTGGCAAGCTTCCAaccggcggcctcggcccaACCGGATCCAAGGGCAATGTGCCGCACGACCAGCCCTTGCACATCGCACCGCACTCTGCCGGCTTGGCACAAGATGCGCGATGGGTAGATGGGAGCGTAGGCCGGAGTCACTTCTTCCTCATCGACAACGAAGGCAGCGTCTGGGGCTGCGGTAACAACGTCGCGGGTCAACTAGGCCTG CCCATCAGCCCGGAAGAGCCCAAGCTTGTTCAGATCAAGGGCCCCTGGGTAAGCCAAGGGGCCAAGATTGTCCAG GTCAGCACGGGGCTCACCTTCTCCCTCTTCCTTACCGACTCGGGGCAAGTGTACGCCGCTGGGTCGAGTGAATTCGGCCAGCTGGGCAACGGGACGACTG GCGAGCGCCTAGTCAAGGCAGGACGCATGTCATACGAGGTCCAGACTCCCCCACGCCAGATCACGGAGGGCTTGGGGTCCAAGAAGGTCATCCAGATCTCGTCCGGAAGCCAgcactcgctcgcgctcgacgacgaaggcAACGTGTGGACGTGGGGCCACGCAGGCTACGCAAggctcggccttggagaTACCAAGGACCGGTTGGTACCGACGGTCATTCCCCAGTACCAGGCAGGCAATGAGAAGAACAGggccgtcgaggtgctgTGTGGGCCAACCAGCTCTATTGTGATTGATCGCCATCGGCTGTTCCACATTGCCGGCAAGTGGAAGCTGTCTGGTGACG GTTCCGCTGGCACGCCCCATACCTACTTCAAGACGATTGAGAACCTCAGCTGCATCACGACTCTTGCGGCTGTTGGCGGCTGCACCCACTTCATCACCACGCCGATGGAAGACGGCAAGACAATGACGATTGGCTGGGGCCAGGGAGCACTCTACGGCGAGTTGGCGTTTGGCGCCGACAAGATGAAGAGCTCCACCAAGCCTCAGGAGATCGTGCCCTTGAGAGGCATCGACGTCATTGA CGTGGCGGCAGGCTCCTTCTTTaccctcttcctcgccagACCGACCGACGAGTTGTCCGACCTGCCTCGGTACCCGGAACACGTCGAGTCGGCTGATGTGTGCCTGGTCTGCAACGAGTTCCAGGGCGACGATGAAGTACAACTGGAATGCGAGAGG TGCGACGAGCCATATCACCCAGGGTGCCTCAACCCGCCGTTAGACGGCGTGCCTGCCGGACAGTGGTTCTGTCCCGTGTGCGAAGAGGAGAGTGAGAAGATGGGGCAGCCAGGGACCAACTCGAATGGAaccgaggaggtcgaggacaaCCTCGATGTGAAAGAAGCTGAGAACAGCCAACGAGGAGAGTCGTTGAAGCGCAAAGCTGGGGAGGATGCCAATG TAACGCCCAAGAAGGTGCGAGTACCCGCGTGA
- the MTP3 gene encoding Metal tolerance protein 3 codes for MSDTITVTASALEARGEPTLRPSADIELMTVPSVLGRESGERDPLLLRDKIMSDAELDKLRTRRTKNTKLAAFYEAQNEHIGNLLKPLAVHTTDAEQEEKDMALKVKIAINVSFAANIILAGVQLYAAISSLSLSLFASCIDAVDPFANLLLYLSHRFSSRVDERKWPAHGSRFETSEPMQGPAKLGRPSQAFANDTVGNIVYAFIMGSVNLVLIVMSIQELATHKGGDETKTFHLIPLICVCISWAVKFSLFLYCYAIRKSSSQVQVLWEDHRNDIFVNGFSILTNAGGAKLRWFIDPIGATIIALVIMGVWTRTAYEQFTHLAGITAPTEYVNMVTYKAMTFSEDIKNVDTVRVYHSGPDYVVEVDIVLDPEMPLWKAHDIAQDLQDQIEALPNVDRCFVHVDHEVSHKPEHRKTK; via the exons ATGTCCGACACAATCACAGTCACCGCGTCGGCCCTCGAGGCCAGAGGCGAGCCCACGCTCCGCCCCTCGGCGGACATTGAGCTCATGACCGTCCCCAGCGTGCTGGGgcgcgagtcgggcgagagAGACCCGCTCCTCCTTCGGGACAAGATCAtgtcggacgccgagctcgacaagctgcgTACCAGACGCACCAAGAAcaccaagctcgccgccttCTACGAGGCGCAGAACGAGCACATTGGGAACCTCCTCAAGCCGCTCGCTGTGCACACGACCGACGCGGAGCAGGAGGAAAAGGACATGGCGCTCAAGGTCAAGATTGCCATCAATGTGTCGTTTGCCGCCAACATtatcctcgccggcgtgcagCTCTACGCGGCCATCAGCTCGCTGTCGCTTTCTCTGTTCGCGTCGTGTATTGACGCTG TCGACCCGTtcgccaacctcctcctGTACCTCTCGCACCGCTTTTCGTctcgcgtcgacgagcggaAATGGCCCGCCCATGGCTCGCGATTTGAGACGAGTGAGCCGATGCAGGGCCCTGCCAAGCTCGGTCGGCCGAGCCAAGCTTTCGCTAACGACACAGTCGGGAACATTGTCTATGCGTTCATCATGGGTTCTGTGAACCTGGTGCTTATTGTCATGTCCATCCAGGAACTTGCCACGCACAAGGGCGGCGATGAGACCAAGACGTTCCACCTGATCCCTCTGATCTGCGTGTGTATTTCGTGGG CCGTCAAGTTCTCCCTCTTCCTCTACTGCTACGCCATCcgcaagtcgtcgtcgcaggtACAGGTGCTATGGGAAGACCACCGCAATGACATCTTCGTCAACGGCTTCTCCATCCTCACCAACGCCGGTGGTGCCAAGCTCCGCTGGTTCATTGACCCGATCGGCGCCACCATCATCGCGCTGGTCATCATGGGCGTGTGGACGCGGACGGCTTATG AGCAGTTCACCCACCTCGCGGGCATCACTGCGCCCACCGAGTATGTCAACATGGTGACCTACAAG GCCATGACCTTCTCCGAGGACATCAAGAACGTTGACACTGTCCGCGTGTACCACTCTGGACCCGActacgtcgtcgaggtggacatTGTTCTC GACCCCGAGATGCCCCTGTGGAAGGCGCACGACATCGCGCAGGATCTGCAGGACCAGATCGAGGCGTTGCCCAACGTCGACCGCTGCTTTGTGCACGTCGACCACGAGGTGTCGCACAAGCCAGAGCACCGCAAAACCAAGTAA
- the fabG_6 gene encoding 3-oxoacyl-[acyl-carrier-protein] reductase FabG → MAPPTTRAAVLSAVEARRDDRTAGTRLAGKVGIITGVGPVNGIGTNAARLFAREQVAAVYFLDLSKELPALADLLRSEYPGVKITAINGDVASDAVVSDVVARALRETGRLDFFFANAGVTQLGRTPPEQLGNKAGAVKEVQQAVRTIATIPGDEFSEVMRINALSVFLAIKYAAPALSVTSAAKPVPGGSIVVTASVAGIRSNAGPIAYSASKAAVISMAQTSAYELAGKNIRVNAICPGLIETNMTKALFTLARGSGKGDAVGQLNPLHRYGLPYEIASAALFLVSDESSYVNGQAVAVDGGLSGGHPYARL, encoded by the exons ATGgcaccccccaccacccgcgcGGCGGTCCTCTCGGCTGTcgaagcgcgccgcgacgaccgcaccgccggcacccGGCTCGCAGGCAAGGTCGGCATCATCACTGGTGTCGGACCCGTCAACGGCATCGGTACCAACGCGGCGCGCCTGTttgcgcgcgagcaggtcgcggcgGTGTACTTCCTTGATTTGAGCAAGGAGCTGCCGGCGCTTGCGGATCTGCTGCGGAGCGAGTACCCCGGTGTCAAG atCACAGCGATcaacggcgacgtcgcgtccgacgccgtcgtctccgacgtcgtcgcccgcgcgctccgcgagaccggccgcctcgacttCTTCTTCGCCAACGCGGGCGTcacgcagctcggccgcacgccgccagaGCAGCTCGGCAACAAGGCTGGCGCCGTCAAGGAGGTGCAGCAGGCCGTGCGGACCATTGCGACGATTCCAGGCGACGAGTTTAGCGAGGTGATGCGGATCAACGCGTTGAG CGTCTTCCTGGCCATCAAGTACGCCGCCCCTGCGCTCTCTGTCACGTCCGCCGCCAAGCCGGTCCCCGGCGGCTCGatcgtcgtcaccgcctcggtcgccggTATCCGCTCCAACGCCGGCCCGATCGCCTACTCGGCCTCCAAGGCCGCCGTCATCTCCATGGCCCAGACGTCGGCCTACGAGCTCGCAGGCAAGAACATCCGCGTCAACGCCATCTGCCCCGGCCTTATCGAGACCAACATGACCAAGGCGCTCTTCACCCTCGCCCGCGGCTCGGGCAagggcgacgccgtcggccagctcaACCCCCTCCACCGCTACGGCCTGCCTTATG AGatcgcctccgccgccctcttcctcgtgTCCGACGAGTCGTCGTACGTCAACGGCCAGGCCGTTGCTGTCGACGGTGGCCTCTCCGGCGGCCACCCCTACGCCAGGCTCTAG
- the GLXI gene encoding Lactoylglutathione lyase, giving the protein MLSFLSRPLVTSASRTLTTTRTLSSTMAAKTDVSTYIFNHTMFRIKDPKVSIPFYEEVLGMEASWCFRQSDGPDFTNYFLGYPSGFGDKAGATKAEKGDLFTGREGVLELCHNHGTETDPSFKGYVSGNEEPGRGFGHICISVDDLDAACKRFTELGVKFKKRPEEGRMRHIAFIYDPDGYWIEILANARNQAGA; this is encoded by the exons ATGTTGTCTTTTCTCTCTCGCCCACTAGTTACTTCTGCTTCACgcacactcaccaccacacgTACACTGTCCTCCACGATGGCCGCCAAGACCGACGTCAGCACGTACATCTTCAACCACACGAT GTTCCGCATCAAGGACCCCAAGGTCTCGATCCCCTTCTAcgaggaggtgctcggcATGGAGGCGAGTTGG TGCTTCCGCCAGTCGGACGGCCCCGACTTCACCAACTACTT ccTCGGCTACCCCTCGGGCTTTGgcgacaaggccggcgccaccaaggccgagaagggcgaccTCTTCACtggccgcgagggcgtcctcgagctgtGCCACAACCACGGCACTG AGACCGACCCCAGCTTCAAGGGCTACGTCTCGGGCAACGAGGAGCCCGGACGCGGCTTTGGTCACATCTGCATCTctgtcgacgacctcgacgccgcgtgcAAGCGCTTCActgagctcggcgtcaagtTCAAGAAGCGCCCCGAGGAGGGCCGCATGCGC CACATTGCCTTTATCTACGACCCTGACGGATACTGGATCGAgatcctcgccaacgcccGCAACCAGGCCGGCGCTTAA
- the KU70_1 gene encoding ATP-dependent DNA helicase II subunit 1, with translation MSSYYGDGARSAPAWDTLDAGYDDEVIDQSDYQFANRDHILFAIDGSESMHTPMPDERNSAGVIRGKSALHQALEAVVRSERNKVVTGPADSVGLLLYNLDPEKVPASPHGTYKPGTYVVQAVRQINPSDIKRLVKLLQTANEQYDEQEDSDEPTVEPPILRKTFPPCAPKNELNIADVLSTCNFLFRDGGTKLAGNKRVLIVTDNDDPPGSENRAPARTVCSDLEAYGVSIGPFFVSRTGHKFDPDKYWNDILGRDASDDIADQAADGLEMLSDMMCDLVIRQAPKRKQFSIPLKFGGREGDIVIGVSGYSLVSEQKKGQPKLVRMRGQTVEEVAIKTVYTSAETGGDLAENQITQAFQFGDESKVKNILEPNWWESDEHQRQQEIYAEELLKLERARRDRGDDGDEEMDDTVAAPDTLPNGRPRVVARTRLQFSDNEIKELRSLGIEPQIKILGFQSPESLRLEDNVKHSFFIYPDENMYTGSTRTFTALLQSCVKLNRHALALCRFRINSTPEMCALIPQEETFTKEGAQEDPPGFHVIVLPFIDDIRDPPKAYTDNLTATDDQTKEMEKLMRKLRFKSRKYVSDAYPNPALAYHQEQLQALAFEEDFDTEQFEDRALPKYKGIHTAAGAIMSKWKQLIDDDERSRIILATKGPVKRAVVEIDKDDLADVEGAWKKGSLDKLKVQELKDYAKFNKISLVNRSKKADIIDAIQDHLDSNPPGGAKKSKS, from the exons ATGTCGTCCTACtatggcgacggcgcgcgctcaGCCCCAGCATGGGACACATTAGACGCGGGCTACGACGACGAAGTCATCGACCAGTCCGAC TATCAGTTTGCAAACCGTGACCACATCCTCTTTGCGATTGATGGGTCAGAGTCAATGCACACGCCTATGCCGGACGAGCGGAACAGCGCTGGCGTGATCCGCGGCAAGAGCGCCCTGCACCAGGCCCTCGAGGCTGTCGTCAGGAGTGAACGTAACAAGGTCGTCACGGGTCCAGCGGACAGCGTCGGCCTCCTGCTCTATAACCTTGAT CCAGAGAAGGTGCCCGCATCCCCGCATGGGACGTACAAGCCTGGCACGTATGTCGTCCAGGCCGTCCGCCAAATCAACCCCTCCGACATCAAGCGTCTGGTCAAGCTCCTCCAGACTGCTAATGAGCAGTATGATGAGCAAGAGGACAGTGACGAGCCAACTGTCGAGCCGCCCATTCTTCGCAAGACCTTCCCTCCGTGCGCCCCTAAGAACGAGCTCAACATTGCCGATGTCTTGTCCACCTGCAATTTCCTCTTCCGTGACGG TGGCACCAAGCTTGCTGGAAACAAGCGCGTGCTTATTGTTACGGACAACGATGATCCACCGGGAAGTGAGAAtcgcgcgccggccaggACTGTCTGCAGC GACCTCGAGGCCTACGGCGTCAGCATCGGCCCGTTCTTTGTCAGCCGCACTGGTCATAAGTTTGACCCAGACAAGTACTGGAAC GACATCCTGGGCCGAGATGCGAGCGACGATATCGCCGACCAAGCAGCTGACGGCCTCGAGATGCTGTCAGACATGATGTGTGATCTGGTCATCCGTCAAGCGCCGAAGCGCAAGCAGTTCTCTATCCCGCTGAAGTTTGGCGGGCGTGAAGGTGACATCGTTATTGGCGTTAGCGG gtACTCCCTTGTGTCTGAGCAGAAGAAGGGCCAGCCCAAGCTCGTCCGTATGCGCGGCCAGACGGTGGAGGAAGTTGCTATCAAGACAGTGTATACGTCAGCC GAGACAGgaggcgacctcgccgaaAATCAAATCACCCAGGCGTTCCAGTTTGGCGACGAGTCCAAGGTGAAGAACATTCTCGAGCCAAACTGGTGGGAGTCGGACGAGCACCAGAGACAGCAAGAAATATACGCCGAAGAGCTATTAAAGCTAGAGCGAGCTCGGAGAGATCGCGGCGATGACGGAGATGAGGAAATGGATGACACGGTGGCAGCGCCGGACACCCTCCCGAATGGCCGTCCCAGAGTTGTGGCTCGCACTCGTCTCCAGTTCTCAGAcaacgagatcaaggagTTAAGGTCGTTGGGTATCGAGCCCC AGATCAAGATCCTTGGCTTCCAGTCTCCCGAGAGCTTACGTCTCGAGGACAATGTCAAGCACTCGTTCTTCATTTACCCAGACGAGAAT ATGTACACGGGCTCCACTCGCACCTTCACCGCCCTGCTCCAGTCGTGTGTCAAACTCAACCGCCACGCACTCGCATTGTGTCGCTTCAGGATCAACAGCACCCCCGAGATGTGTGCGCTCATTCCCCAAGAGGAGACGTTCACCAAGGAGGGAGCGCAAGAAGATCCCCCCGGATTCCATGTCATCGTCCTGCCGTTTATCGACGATATTCGCGACCCACCAAAGGCCTACACGGATAATCTGACTG CCACCGACGACCAGACCAAGGAGATGGAGAAGCTCATGCGCAAGCTGCGTTTCAAGTCGAGGAAATACGTGTCGGATGCGTACCCGAACCCAG CACTGGCGTACCACCAGGAGCAGCTTCAGGCTCTTGCGTTCGAGGAGGACTTTGACACGGAGCAGTTCGAAGACCGCGCACTGCCAAAGTACAAGGGAATCCACACGGCTGCCGGTGCAATCATGTCCAAGTGGAAGCAGCTtattgacgacgacgaacgaTCAAGGATTATCCTTGCGACCAAGGGTCCCGTCAAGCgtgcggtggtggag ATTGATAAAGATGACCTGGCGGACGTCGAAGGCGCTTGGAAGAAGGGCTCCCTCGACAAG CTCAAGGTCCAGGAGCTGAAGGACTACGCCAAGTTTAACA AGATCTCCCTCGTCAACCGGTCCAAGAAGGCGGACATCATCGACGCGATCCAGGACCATCTGGACTCTAACCCTCCCGGTGGTGCCAAGAAGTCAAAGTCGTAG
- the KU70_1 gene encoding ATP-dependent DNA helicase II subunit 1, translating to MSSYYGDGARSAPAWDTLDAGYDDEVIDQSDYQFANRDHILFAIDGSESMHTPMPDERNSAGVIRGKSALHQALEAVVRSERNKVVTGPADSVGLLLYNLDPEKVPASPHGTYKPGTYVVQAVRQINPSDIKRLVKLLQTANEQYDEQEDSDEPTVEPPILRKTFPPCAPKNELNIADVLSTCNFLFRDGGTKLAGNKRVLIVTDNDDPPGSENRAPARTVCSDLEAYGVSIGPFFVSRTGHKFDPDKYWNDILGRDASDDIADQAADGLEMLSDMMCDLVIRQAPKRKQFSIPLKFGGREGDIVIGVSGYSLVSEQKKGQPKLVRMRGQTVEEVAIKTVYTSAETGGDLAENQITQAFQFGDESKVKNILEPNWWESDEHQRQQEIYAEELLKLERARRDRGDDGDEEMDDTVAAPDTLPNGRPRVVARTRLQFSDNEIKELRSLGIEPQIKILGFQSPESLRLEDNVKHSFFIYPDENVGAKVRTSLTYQMYTGSTRTFTALLQSCVKLNRHALALCRFRINSTPEMCALIPQEETFTKEGAQEDPPGFHVIVLPFIDDIRDPPKAYTDNLTATDDQTKEMEKLMRKLRFKSRKYVSDAYPNPALAYHQEQLQALAFEEDFDTEQFEDRALPKYKGIHTAAGAIMSKWKQLIDDDERSRIILATKGPVKRAVVEIDKDDLADVEGAWKKGSLDKLKVQELKDYAKFNKISLVNRSKKADIIDAIQDHLDSNPPGGAKKSKS from the exons ATGTCGTCCTACtatggcgacggcgcgcgctcaGCCCCAGCATGGGACACATTAGACGCGGGCTACGACGACGAAGTCATCGACCAGTCCGAC TATCAGTTTGCAAACCGTGACCACATCCTCTTTGCGATTGATGGGTCAGAGTCAATGCACACGCCTATGCCGGACGAGCGGAACAGCGCTGGCGTGATCCGCGGCAAGAGCGCCCTGCACCAGGCCCTCGAGGCTGTCGTCAGGAGTGAACGTAACAAGGTCGTCACGGGTCCAGCGGACAGCGTCGGCCTCCTGCTCTATAACCTTGAT CCAGAGAAGGTGCCCGCATCCCCGCATGGGACGTACAAGCCTGGCACGTATGTCGTCCAGGCCGTCCGCCAAATCAACCCCTCCGACATCAAGCGTCTGGTCAAGCTCCTCCAGACTGCTAATGAGCAGTATGATGAGCAAGAGGACAGTGACGAGCCAACTGTCGAGCCGCCCATTCTTCGCAAGACCTTCCCTCCGTGCGCCCCTAAGAACGAGCTCAACATTGCCGATGTCTTGTCCACCTGCAATTTCCTCTTCCGTGACGG TGGCACCAAGCTTGCTGGAAACAAGCGCGTGCTTATTGTTACGGACAACGATGATCCACCGGGAAGTGAGAAtcgcgcgccggccaggACTGTCTGCAGC GACCTCGAGGCCTACGGCGTCAGCATCGGCCCGTTCTTTGTCAGCCGCACTGGTCATAAGTTTGACCCAGACAAGTACTGGAAC GACATCCTGGGCCGAGATGCGAGCGACGATATCGCCGACCAAGCAGCTGACGGCCTCGAGATGCTGTCAGACATGATGTGTGATCTGGTCATCCGTCAAGCGCCGAAGCGCAAGCAGTTCTCTATCCCGCTGAAGTTTGGCGGGCGTGAAGGTGACATCGTTATTGGCGTTAGCGG gtACTCCCTTGTGTCTGAGCAGAAGAAGGGCCAGCCCAAGCTCGTCCGTATGCGCGGCCAGACGGTGGAGGAAGTTGCTATCAAGACAGTGTATACGTCAGCC GAGACAGgaggcgacctcgccgaaAATCAAATCACCCAGGCGTTCCAGTTTGGCGACGAGTCCAAGGTGAAGAACATTCTCGAGCCAAACTGGTGGGAGTCGGACGAGCACCAGAGACAGCAAGAAATATACGCCGAAGAGCTATTAAAGCTAGAGCGAGCTCGGAGAGATCGCGGCGATGACGGAGATGAGGAAATGGATGACACGGTGGCAGCGCCGGACACCCTCCCGAATGGCCGTCCCAGAGTTGTGGCTCGCACTCGTCTCCAGTTCTCAGAcaacgagatcaaggagTTAAGGTCGTTGGGTATCGAGCCCC AGATCAAGATCCTTGGCTTCCAGTCTCCCGAGAGCTTACGTCTCGAGGACAATGTCAAGCACTCGTTCTTCATTTACCCAGACGAGAATGTAGGTGCCAAGGTCAGGACTTCTCTAACCTACCAGATGTACACGGGCTCCACTCGCACCTTCACCGCCCTGCTCCAGTCGTGTGTCAAACTCAACCGCCACGCACTCGCATTGTGTCGCTTCAGGATCAACAGCACCCCCGAGATGTGTGCGCTCATTCCCCAAGAGGAGACGTTCACCAAGGAGGGAGCGCAAGAAGATCCCCCCGGATTCCATGTCATCGTCCTGCCGTTTATCGACGATATTCGCGACCCACCAAAGGCCTACACGGATAATCTGACTG CCACCGACGACCAGACCAAGGAGATGGAGAAGCTCATGCGCAAGCTGCGTTTCAAGTCGAGGAAATACGTGTCGGATGCGTACCCGAACCCAG CACTGGCGTACCACCAGGAGCAGCTTCAGGCTCTTGCGTTCGAGGAGGACTTTGACACGGAGCAGTTCGAAGACCGCGCACTGCCAAAGTACAAGGGAATCCACACGGCTGCCGGTGCAATCATGTCCAAGTGGAAGCAGCTtattgacgacgacgaacgaTCAAGGATTATCCTTGCGACCAAGGGTCCCGTCAAGCgtgcggtggtggag ATTGATAAAGATGACCTGGCGGACGTCGAAGGCGCTTGGAAGAAGGGCTCCCTCGACAAG CTCAAGGTCCAGGAGCTGAAGGACTACGCCAAGTTTAACA AGATCTCCCTCGTCAACCGGTCCAAGAAGGCGGACATCATCGACGCGATCCAGGACCATCTGGACTCTAACCCTCCCGGTGGTGCCAAGAAGTCAAAGTCGTAG